The Nanoarchaeota archaeon genome includes the window TTTTTGAGTATATAATTTGTCGGGTATGTGTATGACTTTTGTCACAAAATCAAGGTTTGGCGAGTGTTTTGACGGGTTTTTTATTCTTCCGTTCGGCTTTCCGCCGACAAGATTATCGCTTATATATTCTTCAATTGGCGTATCTACGTATATTTTTTCGCCATGTTCTCCGGCAACCATGAAAAGGCGCGCGATTCCGACTGCTCCGAGCGTGTCGAGCTTATCCGCGTCAAAAAGTATTTTTGCTTCTATTGTCTTTGGCTCGTTGCCGGTTCTGAAGCGATGGCATGCTATGCTGTGTTTTACTTTCTCTATTTTTTCAGGAGGGAAGTTAAGCTCTTTTAGTATTTTTTCAGACATGACAGAGCCAAGAACTGCGTGATCAGTATTTCCAGTATTGTCGCCGGCTTCTTTAACGCGCGCGATATCGTGAAGAAGAACTGAGGCTTCAAGGACATCTTTGTCAACATCTTTTTCGCCATCTGCAATCTCCGTTCGCTTGCTTTCGGCTCTTGCAGCCATCTCTGCGTCTGCAAGATGCATGCATAAATCATGGACGCGCATTACATGGTCCATACTGTGCGCGGAGCCGGAAAGTTCTTTTTCCATGATTGCCTTAATTTTCTGTTGAATTTCGTTCATAAGAAATCGCAATTGAATGTTTGTGGGGTTATTGCTTGATTACGCCCCAACCAATGAGCCGCCATTTGCTTTCTATCTGGCGCGATAGCGCGACTTTGTCCCCGATTGATGCGCATACCGGAATTTTTAGTAGGAATTCGGCAACTTTTCCGGGTTTTGTGCAAATTCCAATCGTTCTTGAAGTATTGACATTCATGAGCAAGGCATCATTTTGCTTTACTTCATTTTTCACCTGTTTTGCATCAACAAGGCGCTCAAAAGTGTGCATTTCAAGCTTTAAATTATTGAATACGGCGGGGAGTTTTCCTTCAAGCCCAAGAACATTTCCAACAAGGTTATCTGATTTTGCTAGAGACGGATCTAAGAGAGTTCCGACACTAAGAAGCCCTCCGGGTTTTCCGGCATCAAGCGATGCATTGCCCTGATTTATACTTACAATCGTTGATTTAAGAGGAACCCATTTACTCTCCTTTTTTGCACCAGGGCGTATTTCTATTTTGTCGCCTTTTTTTAGATTCCCGCGCACAAGGCTTCCTCCGACCACGCCGCCGACAAGTTCAGATATATCGGTTCCGGGCCGGTTTACATCAAAGCTTCGCGCGATATACATAATAGGGTCTGCATTCGAATCATGCGGCTTTGGCTGTATTATATCAGTTATTGCTGCAAGAAGAACATCAATGTTTGCCTGATGCTGCGCAGAAACAGGAATTATCGGCGCGTTTTCTGCAACCGAGCCTTTGATAAAAGCCTTTATCTGGCCGTAGTTTTTTCGCATCTGTGCCTCATCAACAAGATCCACTTTGTTTTGCACAATAACTATATTTTTTATTCCTGCGATATTTAAGACCATTAGATGCTCTGCAGTTTGCGGCTGCGGGCATTGTTCATTTGCCGCGATTACCAAAAGCGCGCCATCCATAAGAGATGCTCCTGTCAGCACTGTCGCCATCAATGTTTCGTGTCCGGGGCAGTCGATTACAGACAAGGCACGGACATATTCGGTATTAACTTCATGTTCTAAGCATTTCGGCATTGTGGTGTATGCTTTAATGCTCTCGCACTTTGGGCATTTTCTTATTTCCATATCTGCGTAACCGAGGCGAATTGAAATGCCGCGCTTCAGCTCTTCGGAATGTTCGTCTGTGAATTTTCCGGTAAGCGCCTGAGTAAGCGTGGTTTTTCCATGGTCGACGTGGCCGACAATTCCGATGTTCATTTCCGGAAGGTGCCTGTCTGCTTTGTTTTGCGCAACATCCGATTCTGATTTTTTAGAAACCATAGAACCATTAATTGAAAAGAAAGATTTAAATAGAAAGGCGAAACATAAAATGCAAGCACGTAGATGAAAACAGCTAAACTATCCGCAGGCTAAAAAGTTATTTAAATAAACCTTAGCATAGGTATTTTTATGCCAAAAATAACTGACGAAATCATGCGCGAAGCAGAAAACAAGCATTATGATTTTCAGACAGGGTGCTATTTCTCAGGCTCAAAGAAAATCCGCGGCGCACGCCTTATATGGAGCGACAAAATCAGTGATATGTATTGGAATTATGCGACTAAAATCAATGCAGATGAAAAAACCAAGGGCGCGTTAATAAAAGAAATTATCGCTTTTTACAAAGAAAAAAACAGGCAGCCTGAATTGTATATCACGCCGTTTACTGAGCCGAAGAATCTTGCAGAGTATGCAAAACTAATTGGCTTTAAATTAGCATTTAGAGATGCTTGGATGTTTTATGAGGGGCAAAAAAAACAAATCAAAACGCTTGAAAATTTTATAATAAAGCAAGTCAAGACAAAAGAAGAAATGAAACTCTTTATTGATGTTTTTCATCAGGCGTATGGCGGCGCAACTCTGAACGAACCTTATGGAGCGCTTCCAAAAGAATACGGAGAATGCCTTATTAATTCGTTTACAAATCCGCTAAAAGGAAAAACCACCATTCATTATTTAGGGCTTTTAAACGGGATTGCGGTTGGCATTGCAACCCTGTTTTATTCAGAAAAATTCGGATGCATCACTAATGTTGGAGTTGTTTCGTTTCAAAGAAAAAAAGGAATCGGGGCTCTTTTAACAATAAATGCGATTGCGGATTCGATTAAGAATAAAGCTGAAATAGTGTTTTTGTATACTGAAGAAGGCAGCATCAATGAAAAATACTATCAAAAACTTGGCTTTTCTACAAAATTTATCGGTGAATCATTTTTGCTTGATGCTCTTGAATACGGAGTTTACCAAACCGTTAATTCCTGCGTAAAGATAAAACCAAATGAAAATGTGGTAATACTCACAGACAATAAAATAAAGGCAGTTGCGGCGCGTATTGCCGATGCCGTAAAGAAAATAACGCCCAATATTAAGACATACACACTTAATGATTACGGAAAACGGCCTTTTAAAATACCGCCATTTATTCTTGAAGACATCAAAAAATCCGATGCTGCATTCGTTATTACCGAGTACATTTATGGTGATATGCCCGTACTTTATGAACCGGTGAATGGCGCAGTTACTAAAAGCCGGACGCGCATGGCTGCATTAGTCGATATAGACGAATCGCTGTTAAAAGACGGGATGAATGCAGATTATGAAAAAATCGGCAAGTTTTCAAAGAAAATATATCGCATTGTTAAAAATGCTAAGAAAATACGCGTTATTACCGATTTAGGAACTGATATTACTGTAACTCTCGGCTATAAATGGGCTGTGTTTGACGGAATTCCAAGACCCGGAAAATGGGTTAATTTGCCTGATGGAGAGGTATTGACTGCGCCAAAAAATGTTGATGGCGTAGTTGTTGTTGATGGCAGTATAGAATTTCTGGGAATTTTGACACAACACCCTATGAAAATTGAAATCAAAGACGGCTTTGCACAAAAAGAAAGCGTATCATGTGCGCGTAAGGAAATAAAAGACAAATTTACTGAACTCGTTTTTACAACGGACGAAAATTCAAGCCGTGTAGGAGAGTTCGCATTCGGAACTAACTTATTCCTAAAAAATTTGTCAGGCAATCTGCTTCAGGACGAGAAATTTCCAAGCATCCATATCGCATTCGGAGACCCGCACGGAAGCCTGACAGGGGCAAAGTGGAGGAGCAATAATCACATGGATGCAATTATATTAAAGCCGACAGTATTTGTTGATGATGTTAAGGTTATGGAAAAGGAAAATATCTTATAGAATAAAAGATAGGATACGTTTTGAGATAGGTTGATTTCTACATAGTAAAATAAAACGTAGCGGCGCGCATAATCCATAGTTGTAATTTAAATAATTTAATGATGGAAGAACAAAGCGCCTCCAATGAAAGAGGCGCAAAATAAACTCAATGATCAACTAAATAATAACCATTACTCAATTATTTTTTTTTCGCTGGTTTTGGTCCTATCATTTAAGTCACCTATGGAAGACGAGGAATGGGTTATGGGTGGGTCAACCACACATATCTTATGAACGACTGAGATTATATACTCCATTATGGAGTTTATTGAAGCCGTTAAATTTTATCTTTAGAATACGGTTTTGATGCATGTGTTTGGTAAACCCTTCCCGATTTGACAAGAACATTCGCATCATTCACCTTTAAGCTAATTTCCTGCGCGATTTTTACATCGCGCGGCAATACCGCCATTATCCATCTATTTCCCCTTGTCAGGCGGTCGTTCCAGAATTCTTCAAAAACCTTTTTGTTTACTTCATGCCGCGGGCCGTACCACGGATCGCAGAAAAACACATTTTTTGCAGTTACTTTAATCATCACGCTGTAATGCCCGATTTCGCTGATGTTGTCGGTCCAATCAATTATCACCGGCAGATGCGCCTTCAAAAATGCTTTTACAGTTGCCATATTTGCATTTTCATGCACAAAGCATGAGAACCCGATTTTTTTGCAAGCATCAATCATTCCCTGATGGTGCGTGCCGCATTTTTCGCTTGTGTTTGCAATACGCGCGATTTCATCTTCTGTTTTTTTGATCCCAAGCGTTTCAAGAACCATCTTAAGGCAGGTGGGGCCGCAGAAATAGCAGTTCTTCTGGTGGTGGTAAGGAACTTTAACAGGCATAGTAATACATGGTAAGGTACACATATATAGAAAATGCATTTTTGGATAGTGCTGGGCGGGTAGACTGTAGAAGTTACGCCAACAAGGTCTGGCATTGTTCCATGGAGCTGCGGAATGGGCATGCTTCGGGGAAGCTTTACGGTAGCTGATTAGAAAACTGCTTCGAATGGCTGAAATATTTGTTTAATAAAGATATGAGCGAATTTATTATTCAATTTATATTGTGATTTAATAGATCGAGTTGATGCAATGGCTCCAAAAAAAGCAGATGTAAAAACAGATTTAAAAGAAGAATTGACTATAAAAAAAGGTGACGCTGAAGTGCCGGCAGAGAATGGTGGTGCAAAATTGGCTGTAACGCATGGAGATACTGTAAAAGTTCATTATACAGGAACCCTTGAAGACGGAACTGTTTTTGACAATTCGGAAAGCCACGGCACTCCGCTTGAGTTTCAGATTGGCGCGAATCAGGTAATTCCCGGATTTGAAAACGCAATGGTCGGCATGAAAGAAGGCGAAGAAAAAAATGTCAAGCTTTCAGTGGCAGACGCTTACGGAGAATACAATCCGCAGATGGTCGGGAAAGTGCCTAAAGCTCAGCTTCCGAAAGGCCAGGAGCCGAAAATCGGAATGATTCTGATGGTCGGCTTGCCAAACGGAATGCAAGTGCCTGTAAAGATAGTGGCTGTCGATGCCGAATCGGTTTCAATTGATCTTAACCATCCCCTTGCAGGAAAGGCGCTGAATTTCAAGATTAAGATTGTGGGAATTGGCGATTCGAAGCAATAAATGAAATTATCCTCTAAACGCCTTTGCGCAATGAACGCAGCAGAAAACGACATCCTTTCCTTTGATTTTTTCGCGATGCCCCCCTTCAAACACTTTGCAGCCGCAATGCGCGCAAACCGTAAGTCTCGGCTCTACGGCAAAATCAACAAGATCGTCGAAATGCATTAGTATGCGCTTTACAAACGCCTTGCCTTCGGGCGTGAGTGCGTATGTTTTTTTCTCGCGCGCGCCGGGAATTCCCGTCTTAATAAAGTGTCTGTCGAACTGTGGGCAAATCCGGCAAACTCCGGCAACTACACCATTCTTGAGAGGTCCGGCACATACAGGTTATATATCAATAATTCGAGGATTATGGGCGGAATATATAATGGAACCGGCTGGCATGAAACGCAGGGCGCAACTATTCTTTCAGATAATATATGGCATTACTTTGCCATGGCATACTCCAACGAAAGCGGGCTGAAGCTCTATCTTGACGGTGTCCAAGACGCATCGCTCGGCGTCGGCGGGCAGATAAAAACAGAATCATCTAAATCATTGCAGAATTATCGGTTGTATGCATATTTTGCTTACATTATTACTGCCGCAATATTGGCTATGGCGTGGTTTGCAATAAAGAAAAGGCAGGTGGGCAAAAATCCGAAATATGAAGAACCTGCGCATGGAACCGAAGCTGCAAAGATTGCGGCAGAAAAGCCAGCCATAAAAACTCCTGAAAAAAAGAAAAAAGCGCGCAAAATGCCTGCTTCAAAAGATAATCTGGATGATATGGAGAAGCGGATAGAGGAAATAAAGAAGAAACTGAATGAATGATCAATATTAATATCTTCGGATATTGAATGATAATACCCTATTCTATTATATACCGGCTGAACAAAAAACGCATATAATGACAAATACCCAATTAACAATATGCTTTACGTTCACGAAAAACCACCCCACGCGCTTTTGGCAAAGGAAGTTGTAAAGCATCTTAGCTCCCACGAATCGTGCGGGCTTTCTTCCGGTGAATCAGAAAAACGGTTGCAGAAAAACGGCCCGAATACACTAGATACAAAAAAGAAAATTACAGCGCTTGATATATACGCCAGGCAGTTCAAAAGCGCGGTAATCGCGATTCTTGCATTTGCTTCAGTTATTTCATATTCTATCGGCGAGATGATTGAGGCATATGCGATACTTGGAATGATATTTGTTGTTACGCTTATCGGTTTTTATCAGGAGTACAAGGCAGAGAACATTCTTGAGTCAATAAAAAATATGGTTGTGACGCGTGTCCGGGTCTTTCGCAACGGAAAAATTGCCGAAATTTCCTCAATTGGACTTGTTGCAGGTGACATGATTTTTCTTGAGGCTGGAGATAAGGTTCCTGCAGATGCAAGGATTGTCCGCTCAAGCGAGCTTTATGTGGATGAATCATCTATGACTGGTGAATCCAATCCTGTTTTGAAAAGGGATTGCGTTCTTTCTGAGGATACGCCGCTTGCAGACCGGAAAAACATGCTTTTTATGGGAAGTTATGTTTCAGGAGGTAATGCCAGCGCAATAGTCACGCACACAGCGGAAAGGACAGAGATAGGAAAAATAGCAAAAGAAGTGCCGCAAGACGAGGAAACGCCTCTTGAGAAAAGTGTTAGTGATTTTGGTAAGAAGCTTTCTGCAATAGTTATTGTTCTTGGCATTTTCATGATTGTGTTTC containing:
- a CDS encoding HD domain-containing protein, whose protein sequence is MNEIQQKIKAIMEKELSGSAHSMDHVMRVHDLCMHLADAEMAARAESKRTEIADGEKDVDKDVLEASVLLHDIARVKEAGDNTGNTDHAVLGSVMSEKILKELNFPPEKIEKVKHSIACHRFRTGNEPKTIEAKILFDADKLDTLGAVGIARLFMVAGEHGEKIYVDTPIEEYISDNLVGGKPNGRIKNPSKHSPNLDFVTKVIHIPDKLYTQKAKEIAKERMGFMQEFFERLKNEVHGKR
- a CDS encoding translation initiation factor IF-2 subunit gamma, encoding MVSKKSESDVAQNKADRHLPEMNIGIVGHVDHGKTTLTQALTGKFTDEHSEELKRGISIRLGYADMEIRKCPKCESIKAYTTMPKCLEHEVNTEYVRALSVIDCPGHETLMATVLTGASLMDGALLVIAANEQCPQPQTAEHLMVLNIAGIKNIVIVQNKVDLVDEAQMRKNYGQIKAFIKGSVAENAPIIPVSAQHQANIDVLLAAITDIIQPKPHDSNADPIMYIARSFDVNRPGTDISELVGGVVGGSLVRGNLKKGDKIEIRPGAKKESKWVPLKSTIVSINQGNASLDAGKPGGLLSVGTLLDPSLAKSDNLVGNVLGLEGKLPAVFNNLKLEMHTFERLVDAKQVKNEVKQNDALLMNVNTSRTIGICTKPGKVAEFLLKIPVCASIGDKVALSRQIESKWRLIGWGVIKQ
- a CDS encoding aminopeptidase, with translation MPKITDEIMREAENKHYDFQTGCYFSGSKKIRGARLIWSDKISDMYWNYATKINADEKTKGALIKEIIAFYKEKNRQPELYITPFTEPKNLAEYAKLIGFKLAFRDAWMFYEGQKKQIKTLENFIIKQVKTKEEMKLFIDVFHQAYGGATLNEPYGALPKEYGECLINSFTNPLKGKTTIHYLGLLNGIAVGIATLFYSEKFGCITNVGVVSFQRKKGIGALLTINAIADSIKNKAEIVFLYTEEGSINEKYYQKLGFSTKFIGESFLLDALEYGVYQTVNSCVKIKPNENVVILTDNKIKAVAARIADAVKKITPNIKTYTLNDYGKRPFKIPPFILEDIKKSDAAFVITEYIYGDMPVLYEPVNGAVTKSRTRMAALVDIDESLLKDGMNADYEKIGKFSKKIYRIVKNAKKIRVITDLGTDITVTLGYKWAVFDGIPRPGKWVNLPDGEVLTAPKNVDGVVVVDGSIEFLGILTQHPMKIEIKDGFAQKESVSCARKEIKDKFTELVFTTDENSSRVGEFAFGTNLFLKNLSGNLLQDEKFPSIHIAFGDPHGSLTGAKWRSNNHMDAIILKPTVFVDDVKVMEKENIL
- a CDS encoding C39 family peptidase, whose translation is MPVKVPYHHQKNCYFCGPTCLKMVLETLGIKKTEDEIARIANTSEKCGTHHQGMIDACKKIGFSCFVHENANMATVKAFLKAHLPVIIDWTDNISEIGHYSVMIKVTAKNVFFCDPWYGPRHEVNKKVFEEFWNDRLTRGNRWIMAVLPRDVKIAQEISLKVNDANVLVKSGRVYQTHASKPYSKDKI
- a CDS encoding peptidylprolyl isomerase; its protein translation is MAPKKADVKTDLKEELTIKKGDAEVPAENGGAKLAVTHGDTVKVHYTGTLEDGTVFDNSESHGTPLEFQIGANQVIPGFENAMVGMKEGEEKNVKLSVADAYGEYNPQMVGKVPKAQLPKGQEPKIGMILMVGLPNGMQVPVKIVAVDAESVSIDLNHPLAGKALNFKIKIVGIGDSKQ